One Anopheles marshallii chromosome 3, idAnoMarsDA_429_01, whole genome shotgun sequence genomic region harbors:
- the LOC128713617 gene encoding uncharacterized protein LOC128713617 has protein sequence MRMTGTMKPSPKKSSSKVKQRTKSSSNSSNNNNSSSILGTNQQLSAGTTLGTSASSSNANQTLQQLNPPQKQTIPQSDSSGNDASNMGSSKEKSSYKSYAGLSSRSVRTAWEQHDKQETEVAPDVYTKLAEDATYKLWELANNIKTYSRHSSGRVTCDLVNEVLKDSDVPPIVGANSQPWDKIEYDGAYFFNSDEVLDLREEYIKHISLEQHNVPVLTTTWMAEADIAEDLIAMHNNICDAIFIGDEECFNTAIDILQYNQHTPSLMKLLLTKAIEMLGFEYTEETLRRALEYLEALVQNCHVAHSDLTLELSLLSQLFVNLLLGPAGFVHAKLLQSNELVHRPVSTLTGTDPQHQQDQQQQQQQVLDTISPLFTNPMSLLENNLPPAEDSNNSNSNATEELLRSIENIKDGADGIDLNIKDEYEALFSMVQGLGKQESVDESMVGTEPLAEGVVDGFQVKTEYDPDSYDANASNFIVQQAAGTVVGSGDPTEHSTALHDTGILTNEMLNSLAASAVAAAAVSGTAVNNAVTMFDLKPDTSKSKNDTGTPPTIIDADPEENVSLPMSESSDGGGEVNNPNSTTLESENITTLICEDYLVESVCRVIGLCASKWGFVEQECTFLLVERLQRYFQEKKTATIDYNWLSRIFRGLWAIGEFALRELLPYFYHIDSQTIPEYLVPHFCTAGIFMNGRSDIFFYEYLYDICGDSLMPFMFSYDQYIEKQYLKYHKKRLKVLATKDCYKVVSKVIPKRLPSYTPRTSSAKPTLQAAFEDYTDKRLQSLSSSIQTPIPRMGFRFPGCRSIALKTTGCGLPKATTFQGAETSVVGVKQNTALLSAFNSKIVVARRRLLAPVTNEPPKQHVYSFGTCTL, from the exons ATGCGGATGACTGGCACTATGAAACCAAGTCCGAAAAAATCCTCTTCGAAGGTGAAACAACGCACCAAGTCGTCCAGcaatagcagcaacaacaacaacagcagtagCATCCTCGGTACCAATCAACAACTCTCGGCGGGTACGACGTTAGGTACTTCCGCCTCATCATCGAACGCCAATCAAACTCTGCAGCAGCTAAATCCACCGCAGAAGCAAACAATACCACAGAGCGATTCCTCCGGAAACGATGCATCGAACATGGGCTCTTCCAAAGAAAAG TCTTCCTATAAATCGTACGCCGGGCTAAGTTCAAGATCCGTGCGCACCGCCTGGGAGCAGCACGATAAGCAGGAAACGGAGGTAGCTCCCGACGTGTACACCAAGCTAGCGGAGGATGCTACCTACAAACTTTGGGAATTGGCCAAT aacataaaaacatacaGCCGGCATTCCAGTGGGCGAGTTACATGTGATCTGGTCAACGAAGTGCTTAAAGATTCCGATGTACCGCCGATCGTTGGGGCAAACAGTCAACCCTGGGACAAGATCGAATACGATGGAGCATACTTTTTCAATTCG GATGAAGTTCTTGATTTGCGTGAGGAGTACATTAAACACATATCGTTGGAGCAACATAACGTGCCGGTTCTTACCACCACATGGATGGCCGAGGCAGACATTGCAGAGGATCTGATAGCGATGCACAACAATATATGCGATG CAATTTTCATTGGAGATGAGGAGTGTTTTAATACGGCTATCGACATACTGCAGTACAACCAACATACACCCTCTCTGATGAAGCTGTTGCTAACGAAAGCAATCGAAATGCTAGGCTTCGAGTATACGGAGGAAACGTTACGTCGCGCATTGGAGTATTTGGAGGCGCTGGTGCAGAACTGCCACGTTGCCCATTCGGACCTAACGCTGGAGCTTAGTCTGCTGAGCCAGCTGTTTGTTAACCTGCTGCTAGGTCCTGCCGGCTTCGTTCATGCAAAATTACTGCAGTCGAACGAGCTAGTCCATAGACCGGTGTCAACACTCACCGGTACCGATCCGCAACATCAGCAagatcagcagcaacagcagcaacaggtaCTGGACACTATTTCGCCACTTTTCACCAACCCGATGTCGctgttggaaaacaatttaccGCCAGCGGAAGATTCGAACAATTCCAACTCGAACGCAACAGAGGAACTTTTGCGCAGCATAGAAAACATAAAGGACGGTGCGGATGGGATCGATCTCAACATTAAGGACGAGTATGAAGCTCTCTTCTCGATGGTGCAAGGGCTGGGCAAGCAAGAAAGTGTGGATGAAAGTATGGTAGGCACGGAACCGCTTGCCGAAGGTGTGGTAGATGGGTTTCAGGTAAAAACCGAATACGACCCCGATTCGTATGATGCAAATGCGTCAAACTTTATTGTACAGCAGGCGGCTGGTACGGTAGTGGGATCGGGTGACCCCACCGAGCATTCGACCGCACTGCACGATACTGGTATTCTGACGAATGAAATGTTGAACTCTCTAGCGGCTAGtgctgtcgctgctgctgctgtgtcaGGTACAGCAGTGAACAATGCTGTGACGATGTTTGATCTCAAACCGGATACAAGTAAGAGCAAGAATGATACCGGCACACCGCCCACGATCATTGACGCAGATCCGGAAGAAAACGTAAGCTTACCGATGTCGGAAAGTAGTGACGGCGGTGGCGAGGTGAACAATCCCAACTCGACCACGCTGGAAAGCGAAAACATAACAACGTTGATTTGTGAGGATTATCTCGTGGAAAGTGTCTGCCGGGTGATAGGGTTGTGTGCCAGCAAATGGGGCTTCGTCGAGCAGGAGTGCACCTTTCTGCTGGTGGAGCGTTTGCAACGGTACTttcaggaaaagaaaacggccACAATCGATTACAACTGGTTGTCGCGCATTTTCCGAGGCTTGTGGGCGATTGGAGAGTTTGCCCTGCGAGAACTGCTGCCCTATTTCTATCACATCGACAGCCAAACGATCCCAGAGTATTTGGTACCGCATTTTTGT ACTGCAGGAATTTTCATGAACGGGCGTTCCGATATCTTCTTCTACGAATATTTGTACGACATTTGTGGCGATAGTTTGATGCCGTTCATGTTTTCATACGATC AATACATCGAAAAGCAGTACTTGAAGTATCACAAGAAAAGGTTAAAAGTTTTGGCCACCAAGGATTGTTACAAAGTCGTATCTAAGGTAATTCCGAAACGGCTTCCATCCTACACCCCACGGACGTCTTCAGCAAAGCCCACACTTCAGGCGGCTTTTGAAGATTACACTGATAAACGATTGCAGAGCCTATCTTCTTCAATACAAACTCCAATCCCACGGATGGGATTTAGATTCCCGGGCTGCCGATCGATTGCGTTGAAAACAACAGGATGCGGTCTGCCGAAAGCAACGACATTTCAGGGTGCCGAAACGAGCGTTGttggagtaaaacaaaacacagctcTTTTGAGTGCTTTTAACTCCAAAATAGTCGTAGCCAGACGACGATTACTTGCGCCAGTTACAAACGAACCACCGAAGCAACACGTTTATAGCTTTGGAACATGCACATTGTAA
- the LOC128711936 gene encoding serine--tRNA ligase, cytoplasmic has protein sequence MVLDLDLFRSDKGHDPEKIKENQTKRFKDVALVETVIEQDKEWRRCRFNMDNFNKLKNLCSKEIGDKMKKKEPQGDENEPVPKEVEDQLREMQLNSLKELTVNQIKKVRTLIDQAVVENEQQMKEVEAKRNAALREVGNHLHESVPVSNDEDENRVERTYGNCETRLKYSHVDLIVMIDGMNGDKGAVVSGGRGYFLTGAAVFLEQALIQHALHSLYAKGYTPLYTPFFMRKEVMQEVAQLSQFDEELYKVVGKGSERAEDGTVADEKYLIATSEQPIAAYHRDEWVPEASLPIKYAGLSTCFRQEVGSHGRDTRGIFRVHQFEKVEQFVLTSPHDNKSWEMMDEMIGNAEAFCQSLGIPYRVVNIVSGALNHAAAKKLDLEAWFAGSGAFRELVSCSNCLDYQARRLLVRYGQTKKMNAAVDYVHMLNATMCATTRVICAILETHQTETGVKVPEVLQKYMPEKYREEIPFVKPAPIDVEQAAAEAKKGAKKGGEKKSGTAA, from the exons ATGGTGCTAGATTTGGACCTGTTTCGTAGCGACAAGGGTCATGATCCAGAGAAGATCAAGGAGAACCAAACGAAGCGATTCAAGGATGTGGCACTGGTCGAGACGGTTATCGAGCAGGATAAGGAGTGGCGCCGGTGCCGCTTCAACATGGATAACTTCAACAAACTGAAGAATCTCTGCAGCAAGGAAATAGGCGATaagatgaaaaagaaagaaccgCAGGGTGACGAAAACGAGCCGGTGCCGAAGGAGGTGGAGGATCAGCTGCGCGAGATGCAGCTGAACTCGCTGAAAGAGCTGACCGTGAACCAGATCAAGAAGGTCCGCACGCTGATCGATCAGGCAGTGGTGGAGAATGAGCAGCAGATGAAGGAGGTAGAGGCGAAGCGGAATGCCGCATTGCGTGAAGTGGGCAACCATCTGCACGAGAGCGTGCCCGTGAGCAACGACGAGGATGAGAACCGGGTGGAGCGTACGTACGGAAACTGCGAGACGCGACTAAAGTATTCGCACGTTGATTTGATCGTGATGATCGACGGTATGAACGGCGACAAGGGTGCCGTTGTGTCCGGTGGCCGAGGATATTTCCTCACCGGTGCGGCCGTATTTCTGGAGCAGGCGCTGATCCAGCACGCACTGCACAGTCTGTACGCCAAGGGATACACTCCACTGTATACACCGTTCTTTATGCGCAAGGAAGTGATGCAGGAGGTGGCCCAGCTGTCCCAGTTTGATGAAGAGCTGTACAAGGTGGTTGGAAAGGGTAGCGAACGGGCCGAGGATGGCACCGTGGCAGACGAGAAGTATCTGATCGCAACCTCGGAACAACCGATCGCCGCCTACCATCGGGATGAATGGGTTCCGGAAGCTTCGCTGCCTATCAAGTACGCCGGGCTTTCCACCTGCTTCAGACAGGAAGTGGGATCGCATGGCCGTGACACGAGGGGGATCTTCCGAGTGCACCAGTTCGAGAAGGTGGAACAGTTCGTGCTGACCTCGCCGCACGACAACAAGTCATGGGAGATGATGGACGAAATGATTGGCAATGCGGAAGCGTTCTGTCAGTCGCTGGGCATTCCGTACCGTGTGGTGAACATCGTGTCCGGTGCGTTGAATCATGCTGCGGCGAAAAAGCTCGACCTGGAGGCATGGTTCGCGGGTTCGGGCGCTTTCAGGGAGTTGGTATCATGCAGCAACTGTTTGGACTATCAGGCCCGTCGGCTACTCGTACGCTATGGGCAAACGAAAAAGATGAATGCGGCCGTCGACTATGTGCATATGCTGAACGCGACAATGTGCGCAACGACGCGCGTCATCTGCGCTATACTCGAAACGCATCAAACGGAAACGGGTGTCAAG GTTCCGGAAGTGCTTCAGAAGTACATGCCCGAGAAGTATCGCGAGGAAATTCCGTTCGTCAAGCCAGCACCAATCGACGTAGAACAGGCGGCCGCGGAAGCGAAAAAGGGAGCCAAGAAGGGTGGCGAGAAAAAGTCCGGAACGGCAGCATAA
- the LOC128713821 gene encoding LOW QUALITY PROTEIN: uncharacterized protein LOC128713821 (The sequence of the model RefSeq protein was modified relative to this genomic sequence to represent the inferred CDS: inserted 2 bases in 1 codon; substituted 1 base at 1 genomic stop codon), translated as MAPSTLLSSSLSVATGKLLFIDNIEAAKXSTKKRHQLISFINRSSSFCFVXAMSANENDQDNNPDVILEKLLRKARAKETRWDRIRRKHLNNLTVTSKTVKKFINMDFVDENQLRMLMSGEGAGSATKPILDPVLVMDIRHEMIRRKEEARTKSSIDPVKAYQQENLENHNRSIELTLCENELNKFRKQLEQMGGAGQGKKTQVSTQKRSILYINIPKIDNGMIYESLEECERYTTHFYQSAIEGTEQLLEEIQDEPYEALKEAATIEEIVDREEQVVEKDIKEDTMVNLVVEYPLNGNHHEPEEDPAEQDEDSKIVRFGNTEVITFPADDSSFSLGSEYDFDDNDLFLESLDSDVDEFDETEFQSTDSTAEHSGANEEPAGNKRDSLPTDSSECLTISRLDTSQSGSKEDDSSSGFSREKLAYNYDDEESELLEIAPSAEKLSKMDPIVVRKCDLKDYSELCVTNYKPDPDSKDDRVELTEESRKVISNALKEGYLQNHDRAILKQYFFKWLQYTILEKISKGAGVTSTREQKLKRINDFISNIRHSRKKGSLRGSKPGADPVQPASVKKEYEHRLKVQQDIIELQKLKLERQERIITELKLSKFSEASKISKMEIQSELLKAARTGHVRLRAKAKCIQIVGNIKADTSEEDEMRKLQAQGLMIPKFLAKMQQRALERSQRHQEAKERRMRLEKDREDAKQAAEEAKRQEDEDARKRRYREMREKRKLEKLQKIIREQERQAWIANNQIAKEFRLLKLKRFGMHAFKLLLGIRHENERRSIAYRRRYYKRKYFRKWWSHTNALWESKKALADGLHEYKLYRLAVRHWKMYMHEQRCKLQVAIDWYEVRMTEKVISIWIGKTKQSLMILQGKISHAASHYEWQLKWKVFERWQRLHIILRIEKETEMRRQRWRMKIWELLPDYKPIEEDI; from the exons ATGGCGCCATCGACCCTGCTTTCAAGTTCGTTGTCCGTAGCAACCGGTAAGCTGTTGTTTATCGACAACATTGAAGCAGCAAAGTAATCGACGAAGAAAAGGCACCAACTCATTTCCTTCATAAACCGTTCCTCatcgttctgttttgt tgccatgtCCGCCAACGAGAACGACCAGGATAATAATCCGGATGTGATACTGGAGAAGCTGTTACGGAAGGCACGTGCGAAAGAAACGCGCTGGGATCGTATCCGCCGTAAGCACCTGAACAATCTGACCGTAACGTCCAAGACGGTGAAGAAGTTCATCAACATGGACTTTGTCGATGAGAACCAGCTGCGGATGCTAATGTCCGGTGAGGGTGCAGGCAGTGCAACGAAACCAATTCTGGATCCGGTGCTAGTGATGGATATTCGGCATGAGATGATCCGCCGAAAGGAGGAAGCGCGCACCAAGTCTTCCATCGATCCGGTCAAAGCGTACCAGCAGGAAAATCTGGAAAATCACAACCGTTCGATTGAGCTGACGCTGTGCGAAAATGAGCTAAACAAGTTTCGCAAACAGCTCGAACAGATGGGCGGTGCGGGACAGGGCAAGAAGACGCAGGTTAGCACCCAGAAGCGTAGCATCCTGTACATAAACATACCGAAAATTGATAATGGGATGATATATGAGAGTTTGGAGGAGTGTGAACGGTACACGACACACTTTTACCAGAGTGCGATCGAGGGAACTGAGCAGCTGTTGGAGGAAATCCAGGATGAACCGTATGAGGCGTTAAAAGAGGCGGCTACGATCGAAGAGATTGTTGATCGTGAAGAGCAAGTGGTGGAGAAAGATATCAAAGAGGATACAATGGTGAATTTGGTGGTAGAATATCCTCTGAACGGTAACCACCACGAACCGGAAGAAGATCCTGCCGAACAGGATGAGGATAGCAAGATCGTGAGGTTTGGAAACACCGAAGTCATTACCTTCCCGGCGGACGATTCTTCCTTTTCGCTTGGATCGGAGTATGATTTTGACGATAACGATCTATTCCTCGAGTCGCTAGACTCGGACGTGGACGAGTTCGATGAGACGGAATTCCAATCAACCGACAGTACTGCGGAGCACTCGGGTGCGAATGAGGAACCGGCGGGAAATAAGCGCGACTCACTGCCGACGGACAGCAGCGAATGCCTCACAATATCCCGTCTCGATACGTCCCAAAGTGGTTCGAAGGAGGATGACAGCAGTTCGGGCTTTAGCCGTGAAAAGTTGGCCTACAACTATGACGACGAAGAGTCCGAACTGCTGGAGATTGCACCGTCCGCAGAGAAGCTGTCCAAAATGGACCCGATCGTGGTGCGGAAGTGTGACCTAAAGGATTACAGTGAGCTGTGCGTTACGAACTACAAACCCGACCCGGACAGCAAGGACGATCGGGTCGAGCTGACGGAAGAATCGCGTAAAGTGATCAGTAACGCGCTGAAGGAGGGCTATCTGCAGAATCACGATCGTGCCATCCTGAAGCAGTACTTCTTCAAGTGGTTGCAGTACACGATCTTGGAGAAAATTTCCAAAGGCGCGGGCGTTACGAGTACGCGCGAGCAGAAGCTAAAGCGCATCAATGATTTTATCAGCAACATCCGGCACAGTCGGAAGAAGGGATCGCTGCGTGGTAGCAAACCGGGGGCGGACCCGGTCCAGCCTGCCTCAGTCAAGAAGGAGTACGAGCACCGGCTAAAGGTGCAGCAGGACATTATTGAGCTGCAGAAGCTAAAGCTCGAGCGCCAGGAACGTATCATCACCGAGCTGAAGCTGTCCAAGTTTTCCGAAGCGTCCAAAATCTCCAAGATGGAGATACAAAGCGAACTGCTGAAGGCAGCCCGTACCGGGCACGTGCGGTTGCGCGCGAAAGCGAAGTGCATACAGATAGTGGGAAACATTAAGGCGGACACCTCGGAGGAGGACGAAATGCGTAAGCTGCAGGCACAGGGGTTGATGATACCGAAGTTCCTGGCCAAGATGCAGCAGCGTGCGCTGGAGCGTAGCCAGCGGCATCAGGAGGCCAAAGAGCGCCGGATGCGGTTGGAGAAAGATCGGGAGGATGCGAAGCAGGCGGCCGAGGAAGCGAAACGCCAGGAGGATGAGGATGCCCGGAAGCGTCGCTACCGGGAGATGCGCGAAAAGCGCAAGTTGGAAAAGCTGCAGAAGATTATCCGCGAGCAGGAACGGCAGGCGTGGATTGCGAACAACCAGATTGCGAAGGAGTTCCGGTTGTTAAAGTTGAAGCGTTTTGGAATGCACGCGTTCAAGCTGCTGCTGGGCATACGGCATGAGAATGAGCGGCGTTCGATTGCGTACCGGAGGCGTTACTACAAGCGCAAGTACTTCCGCAAATGGTGGTCGCACACGAACGCACTGTGGGAGAGTAAGAAAGCGCTGGCCGATGGGTTGCACGAGTACAAACTTTACCGGTTGGCTGTACGGCACTGGAAGATG TACATGCACGAGCAACGCTGTAAGCTGCAGGTGGCCATCGATTGGTACGAGGTGCGGATGACTGAGAAGGTGATTTCAATATGGATCGGGAAGACGAAACAATCGCTGATGATACTGCAGGGCAAAATATCCCACGCTGCTTCACACTATGAATG GCAACTGAAATGGAAAGTCTTTGAACGGTGGCAACGTTTGCACATTATCCTTCGCATcgaaaaggaaacggaaatgCGGCGCCAGCGTTGGCGTATGAAGATTTGGGAGCTGCTGCCCGACTACAAACCGATCGAGGAAGATATCTAA
- the LOC128711575 gene encoding pre-mRNA-processing factor 40 homolog A, giving the protein MSVPPLAGTQPFAPSLVSHFNIPPPGFGAPGGGAGGPVAPVATAVALAAAAAAAAANGTIVDPAASAVAPGAPLATGIVNEWSEHKTPEGRTYYYNSITKQSLWEKPDELKTPAEKQLSQCPWKEYRSDSGKLYYHNTVTKESQWVAPPEYLELKEKVAAEQAAAEAAKAAALKTSAMASSMLMQSVVLPVVSPALAGAPAAATSSTVPATVSEVPLGLSSLSGVTPGSAENSSSALDQAMAATLAAIEVPDDPIDKRDDESQPGQTDEEPAMEFKDKKEAIEAFKEFLKEKNIPSSSSWEQCVKIIQKDPKFNVFKKLSEKKQAFNAYKTQKLKDEREEQRLKAKKSKEELEKFLMSSDKMNSTLKFYRCDELFANLDVWKSVPEQDRRDIYEDCIFNLAKREKEEARVMKKRNMRVLGELLEAMTSVTYQTTWSEAQVMLLDNASFKNDVNLLGMDKEDALIVFEEHIRGLEREEDEEKEREKKRLKRQQRKNRDQFLALLDTLHEEGKLTSMSLWVELYPLISADLRFSAMLGQPGSTPLDLFKFYVENLKARFHDEKKIIKEILKEKEFIVVRITTFEDFATVVCEDKRSATLDAGNVKLTYNSLLEKAVAAEKERLKEETRRIRKMENELKGVWLEAGLTAVDSWDTAQKLVIDREVYELYEKEDRVERLWEDYIKEAEDSCSHHHSRSKKSKKSRKHKKKSRSSSKSLSEASDIEYEKPSSKKKRRSRSRTPLTASDLSESEHELHDEPMHHHNDHHGSDRLDRKRKKKKKHHRKPSRSPSYEEVLVMEKNGGGGGGASRSRTPSPEIEKKKKKKDKKKKDKRRTSRSISRASSGGRIRSPLDEGHRSRGGSRSSKMADDAALSESELESQRAALLAQLNEQMDE; this is encoded by the exons ATGTCGGTGCCACCGTTGGCCGGCACCCAGCCATTTGCACCGTCGCTGGTGTCACACTTTAACATTCCCCCGCCGGGTTTCGGTGCTCCCGGTGGGGGTGCAGGTGGTCCGGTGGCTCCCGTAGCTACCGCAGTGGCccttgctgctgcggctgctgctgcagcggcgAATGGCACGATCGTAGATCCTGCCGCCTCTGCCGTGGCACCTGGCGCACCGCTGGCGACGGGCATCGTGAACGAATGGTCGGAACACAAGACACCAGAGGGCCGCACGTACTATTACAACAGTATCACCAAGCAGAGTTTGTGGGAGAAACCGGACGAGCTGAAAACACCGGCCGAAAAGCAACTGAGCCAATGTCCATGGAAGGAGTACCGGTCGGATTCGGGCAAGCTGTACTATCACAACACGGTCACGAAGGAATCACAATGGGTAGCACCGCCGGAATATCTGGAGCTGAAAGAGAAGGTCGCTGCAGAACAAGCAGCGGCCGAGGCAGCTAAAGCTGCCGCTCTGAAAACATCCGCCATGGCAAGCAGCATGCTGATGCAGTCCGTGGTGCTGCCCGTCGTTTCACCGGCCCTGGCCGGTGCACCGGCGGCAGCCACATCGAGCACCGTACCAGCCACCGTAAGCGAGGTGCCACTTGGGCTGAGCTCACTCTCAGGTGTAACGCCCGGGTCGGCCGAAAATTCGTCGTCCGCGCTGGATCAAGCGATGGCAGCGACCCTGGCCGCCATTGAAGTACCGGACGATCCGATTGACAAACGTGATGATGAATCACAGCCGGGCCAAACGGACGAGGAGCCGGCGATGGAGTTCAAGGACAAAAAGGAAGCGATCGAAGCGTTCAAGGAGTTCCTGAAGGAGAAAAATATTCCCTCCAGCTCATCCTGGGAGCAGTGCGTGAAAATCATTCAGAAGGATCCGAAGTTTAACGTGTTCAAGAAGCTTAGTGAGAAAAAGCAAGCGTTCAATGCATACAAAACACAGAAGCTAAAAGACGAACGCGAGGAGCAGCGACTGAAGGCGAAAAAGTCGAAGGAAGAACTGGAGAAGTTCCTCATGTCCTCGGACAAGATGAACTCCACGCTCAAGTTTTACCGGTGCGACGAGCTGTTTGCCAACCTGGACGTGTGGAAGTCGGTGCCGGAACAGGACCGGCGCGATATCTACGAAGATTGCATTTTTAACCTGGCCAAGCGGGAAAAGGAGGAAGCGCGCGTGATGAAGAAGCGCAACATGCGCGTGCTGGGCGAACTGCTCGAAGCGATGACCTCCGTCACGTACCAGACGACATGGTCGGAGGCGCAGGTCATGCTGCTGGACAATGCGTCCTTCAAGAACGACGTCAACCTGCTCGGTATGGACAAGGAGGATGCACTGATCGTGTTCGAGGAACACATCCGCGGCCTGGAGCGTGAGGAGGACGAAGAGAAGGAGCGCGAAAAGAAGCGCCTCAAGCGTCAGCAGCGCAAAAACCGCGATCAGTTCCTTGCCCTGCTGGACACACTGCACGAAGAGGGTAAGCTGACGTCGATGTCACTCTGGGTGGAACTCTATCCGCTTATATCGGCCGATTTGCGCTTCTCGGCCATGCTCGGTCAGCCCGGTTCGACGCCGCTGGATTTGTTTAAGTTCTACGTAGAAAATCTGAAAGCACGGTTCCACGACGAAAAGAAGATCATAAAGGAGATTCTTAAGGAGAAGGAATTTATTGTCGTGCGGATTACAACGTTCGAAGACTTCGCAACGGTAGTGTGCGAGGATAAGCGTTCGGCAACGCTCGACGCCGGTAACGTGAAGCTGACATACAATTCGCTGCTCGAGAAAGCGGTGGCTGCGGAGAAGGAACGGCTGAAGGAGGAGACACGCCGCATCCGGAAGATGGAGAACGAGCTGAAGGGTGTGTGGCTAGAGGCCGGTCTGACCGCGGTGGACAGTTGGGACACGGCACAGAAGCTCGTGATCGATCGCGAGGTGTACGAGCTGTACGAGAAGGAGGATAGGGTCGAGCGGCTGTGGGAGGACTATATCAAAGAGGCGGAGGATTCTTGTAGCCATCACCATTCGCGATCGAAAAAGTCGAAAAAGAGCCgaaagcacaagaaaaaatcCCGGTCCTCGTCCAAATCG CTGTCGGAAGCGTCGGATATTGAGTATGAAAAACCATCCTCTAAGAAGAAGCGTAGATCCCGCTCACGAACTCCACTTACGGCGAGCGATCTGTCGGAGAGTGAGCACGAACTGCACGACGAACCGATGCACCATCATAACGACCATCACGGTAGCGACCGGTTAGATCGTAAgcggaaaaagaagaaaaagcaccATCGTAAACCGTCCCGTTCGCCCTCCTACGAAGAAGTGCTTGTGATGGAGAAGaatggcggtggtggtggtggtgcgtcACGTTCGCGGACACCCTCACCGGAGATAGAGAAGAAAAAG AAAAAGAaggacaaaaagaaaaaggacaaaCGCCGAACGTCCCGATCGATTAGCCgggccagcagcggtggcCGGATTCGCAGCCCGCTGGACGAGGGTCATCGGAGCCGGGGCGGCAGCAGATCGTCCAAAATGGCGGACGATGCGGCACTGAGTGAGTCGGAACTGGAATCGCAACGGGCCGCGCTGTTGGCGCAATTAAACGAACAGATGGACGAGTAG
- the LOC128713535 gene encoding palmitoyltransferase ZDHHC23-B, translating into MLLTFQDRLRIPWRGGAKQITLDGVVTLVVLIATLLMTAISKEFCLVLLFCLPFVLMYIKRFCGRTQSKTKFFIVWFFGSCVYLLALFELTVPLLEILPQENIGLVVLMTLGFFCLFKAKERAAIGDLAGLPEVNSQMENCKIPKDTQVVMFSDRDDSDDGSTDTEGGRLACQLCRKYVPPRTYHCKICSVCMVRQDHHNVWLNCCIGKSNHRLYLAGCIFTLLALLVFANLSMTAVCRPTPIFTVYGVIVMMPNDCNDIFFQYDIALCFTGSLYALMMAFAISVAILKQVCFISFGTSYDEWRRGDHVKRRNCFWNWKAFCLGQ; encoded by the exons ATGCTGCTCACCTTCCAGGACCGTTTGCGCATTCCATGGCGTGGTGGCGCAAAGCAAATTACGCTCGACGGGGTGGTCACGCTGGTGGTACTGATCGCGACACTGTTGATGACAGCGATTAGCAAAGAGTTCTGCCTGGTCCTTCTCTTCTGTCTTCCGTTTGTACTGATGTACATTAAGCGGTTTTGTGGACGGACTCAATCCAA GACAAAATTCTTCATTGTATGGTTCTTCGGCAGCTGTGTGTATCTGCTCGCATTGTTCGAGCTGACGGTTCCGTTGCTAGAAATATTGCCCCAGGAAAACATCGGCCTGGTCGTTCTGATGACGTTGGGCTTTTTCTGTCTGTTCAAGGCAAAGGAACGGGCCGCAATCGGTGATTTGGCCGGTCTACCGGAAGTGAACTCACAGatggaaaattgtaaaattccGAAAGACACACAGGTCGTTATGTTTTCCGATCGCGACGATTCGGATGATGGTTCCACCGATACGGAAGGTGGCCGGCTGGCATGCCAGCTTTGCCGTAAGTACGTACCGCCTAGGACGTACCACTGCAAGATTTGTTCGGTCTGCATGGTACGGCAAGACCATCACAATGTGTGGCTGAACTGCTGCATCGGCAAATCGAACCACCGACTGTATCTGGCGGGATGCATCTTTACACTGTTGGCGTTGCTGGTGTTTGCGAATCTCTCGATGACGGCCGTCTGTCGCCCGACTCCGATTTTTACGGTGTACGGAGTAATTGTGATGATGCCGAACGACTGTAACGACATATTTTTCCAATATGA TATTGCACTGTGCTTCACAGGGTCGTTGTACGCGTTAATGATGGCTTTTGCTATAAGCGTCGCCATACTGAAACAG GTCTGCTTCATTTCATTCGGCACATCTTACGACGAGTGGCGCCGTGGAGATCACGTAAAACGACGGAATTGCTTTTGGAATTGGAAAGCGTTTTGCCTTGGCCAGTAA